The following are from one region of the Candidatus Margulisiibacteriota bacterium genome:
- the fusA gene encoding elongation factor G, whose product MTRECPIEKYRNMGFAAHIDAGKTTTTERVLFYSGRLHRIGNVDEGNTAMDWMVQEKERGITITSAATTTFWKDHRINIIDTPGHVDFTVEVERSMRVLDGVVVIFCAVGGCQPQSETVWRQATRYKVPRMAFINKMDRLGSDFLRVVLQMKERLQTKPVVMQLPIGAEDAFKGMIDLVEMEAIIYEDELGMKFGRGPIPAELQEQAKLYHDLLVEAAAEADDVLLEKYMTNHTLSKEDINAGIRKLTIDSQIVPVFCGSSFKNRGVQPLLDGIVAYLPSPLDKKPVVGVNPNNGGEETRTASDDQPFSSLAFKIMTDPFVGRLTFFRVYSGVLATGSYTYNSVKGRKERVGRLLQMHANKREEISEIFAGDIGAIVGLKDTTTGDTLCDENKPIILESIQFPEPVIFVAIEPKSSADQEKLGTALSKLAEEDPTFRIKGDPETGQTIISGMGELHLEIIVDRLLREFKVEANVGKPQVAYKETIRGAAEQEGKFIRQTGGRGQYGHVWIKIEPLEVGKGFEFVNDIVGGTIPREYVPAVEAGIKEAMTTGVLAGYPVLDIKATLFDGSYHDVDSSEIAFKIAGSMAFKAAVMKAKPVLLEPVMKVEAVVPEQYMGDVIGNLSSRRGHIEEMESHQGIQTIKAKVPLAQMFGYSTDLRSMSQGRGTYTMEFCEYREVPKNIAEGLIEKSAPSGKQGT is encoded by the coding sequence ATGACCAGAGAATGTCCGATCGAAAAATATAGGAATATGGGTTTTGCCGCGCATATCGATGCCGGCAAGACCACGACGACGGAGCGGGTGCTGTTCTACAGCGGCCGTCTTCACCGCATCGGCAATGTCGATGAGGGGAACACGGCTATGGACTGGATGGTGCAGGAAAAAGAGCGCGGCATTACCATCACTTCGGCCGCGACGACCACTTTCTGGAAGGACCACCGGATCAATATTATCGACACTCCCGGGCACGTCGACTTTACCGTCGAAGTGGAGCGGTCCATGCGGGTGCTGGACGGGGTGGTCGTGATCTTTTGCGCCGTGGGCGGCTGCCAGCCCCAGTCGGAGACCGTTTGGCGGCAGGCGACCCGTTACAAGGTGCCGCGGATGGCTTTCATCAACAAGATGGACCGGCTCGGCTCTGATTTCCTGCGCGTGGTCTTGCAGATGAAAGAGCGCCTGCAGACCAAGCCGGTCGTAATGCAATTGCCGATCGGTGCCGAGGATGCCTTCAAGGGAATGATCGACCTGGTCGAGATGGAAGCGATCATTTACGAGGACGAGCTCGGGATGAAATTCGGCCGCGGCCCGATCCCGGCCGAACTGCAGGAACAGGCCAAGCTCTACCACGACCTGCTGGTCGAAGCGGCCGCCGAGGCCGACGACGTCTTGCTGGAAAAATATATGACCAACCATACTTTAAGCAAAGAGGATATCAATGCCGGCATCCGCAAGCTGACGATCGACAGCCAGATCGTCCCGGTTTTCTGCGGTTCATCTTTCAAGAACCGCGGCGTCCAGCCGCTGCTCGACGGGATCGTCGCCTACCTGCCGTCGCCGCTCGACAAGAAACCGGTGGTCGGGGTCAACCCGAACAACGGCGGCGAAGAGACGCGCACCGCCTCCGACGACCAGCCTTTCTCGTCGCTGGCCTTCAAGATCATGACCGATCCGTTCGTCGGCCGGTTGACCTTTTTCCGGGTCTATTCCGGCGTCCTGGCGACCGGTTCCTATACCTACAATTCGGTCAAGGGGCGCAAAGAGCGCGTCGGCCGGTTGCTCCAGATGCACGCCAACAAGCGCGAGGAGATCTCCGAGATCTTTGCCGGAGATATCGGGGCGATCGTGGGCTTGAAAGATACGACCACGGGTGATACACTGTGTGACGAGAACAAGCCGATCATCCTCGAGTCGATCCAGTTCCCGGAACCGGTCATCTTCGTGGCCATCGAGCCGAAGAGCAGCGCGGACCAGGAAAAGCTCGGTACGGCTCTGTCTAAGCTGGCGGAAGAAGACCCGACGTTCAGGATCAAGGGCGATCCGGAAACTGGCCAAACCATCATCTCCGGCATGGGTGAACTCCACCTTGAGATCATTGTTGACCGCTTGCTGCGGGAATTCAAGGTTGAGGCCAACGTCGGTAAGCCCCAGGTCGCTTACAAAGAGACGATCAGGGGAGCGGCGGAACAGGAAGGGAAGTTCATCCGCCAGACCGGCGGCCGCGGGCAGTACGGGCACGTCTGGATCAAGATCGAACCGCTTGAGGTCGGTAAGGGTTTTGAATTTGTTAACGATATCGTTGGCGGCACAATTCCGCGTGAATACGTTCCGGCGGTCGAAGCTGGGATCAAAGAGGCGATGACGACCGGCGTGCTGGCCGGTTATCCGGTCCTCGATATCAAGGCGACCCTGTTCGATGGTTCCTACCATGACGTCGACTCGTCCGAGATCGCTTTTAAGATCGCCGGCTCCATGGCTTTTAAGGCCGCGGTCATGAAAGCGAAACCGGTCCTGCTGGAGCCGGTGATGAAGGTCGAGGCGGTCGTCCCCGAACAGTACATGGGCGACGTGATCGGCAACTTGAGCAGCCGGCGCGGCCACATCGAAGAGATGGAGTCGCACCAGGGGATCCAGACGATCAAGGCCAAGGTGCCGCTGGCCCAGATGTTCGGTTATTCCACCGACCTGCGCTCCATGTCCCAGGGTCGGGGGACCTATACGATGGAATTCTGCGAGTACCGCGAGGTACCGAAAAATATTGCCGAAGGGCTGATCGAAAAATCCGCTCCTTCCGGCAAGCAGGGGACGTAA
- the rpoC gene encoding DNA-directed RNA polymerase subunit beta', producing MPIKKTEEKEFSYVKIGLASPEQVLVWSHGEVEKPETINYRTFKPERRGLFCEKIFGPVKDWECHCGKYRRVRYRGIVCERCGVEVTTSRVRRERMGHIKLVEPVAHIWFLRGVPSYMSLLLDVSGRALEEVIYYDAYIVTEVAADVKRLKIGTILREAEYQEAQEKHGSKFKAETGARAVKELLGRIDIGQLAQKLRRDLKGATGQKRLRLIKRLRIAESFQKSNNRPDWMIMDNLPVIPPDLRPMVQLEGGRFATSDLNDLYRRVLNRNNRLKKMINMGAPEMIIRNEKRMLQEAVDVLIDNGRRKRAVTGSSGRPLKSLTDGIEGKQGRFRQNLLGKRTDYSGRSVIVVGPHLKLHQCGLPKEMALELFKPFVIRKLVDRGISQNVKSAKRQIEQQDVIVWDILEEVIKGHPVLLNRAPTLHRLGIQAFEPILVEGKAIQIHPLVCPAFNADFDGDQMAVHVPLLPEAQVEARILMLASNNILSPASGRPLITPTQDMVLGTYYMTVDDDNAQPGKGMVFANDWDAMIANDLDEVHLHAKIRVRRHGEIIETTVGRIKFNNTLNRVLERRGVTVEYPYLNQVQGKKELEKLVSDCFVRYGSAITAEIADEIKRLGFKYATLAGVSISISDLQVPARKKEIVDRASNQVAKLEQHFRDGSLSAKEKFIRSLDIWGGVTEEVTAELLKEIDKLNSVYMMAFSGARGNIQQVRQLNGIRGLMADPFGNIINIPIKTNFKEGLTVTEYFISSYGARKGLVDTALRTADSGYLTRRLVDVSQDVMITEEDCGGKDGIELATVREGFEEVISLAQRLVNRTPTKNIVDPLSGKTLAKAGEMITPEVAKLVAEAGVEKVDVRSPLTCQTKKGICQKCYGLDLSSLNPVNIGEAVGTIAAQSIGEPGTQLTMRTFHIGGVALHKAAKTSIKAKHTGTIHFGEGFEIRDMADEFGGKQKWISRSSTLYIKIKEKKEEYILPLGTVLKVKAGDKITSGDALAEFDPTYEYIVSSSVGKCRFVGMEVVTQRKERVAKKDGEIFIYNPKVKKEYEVAKDAQIFVKAGDKVKIGDELATGVICKTAGMVLEQKKELVVVAPGESYLIIAGSRLYVEDGADVESYDFVARVESIRRDPSKTRDIIQGLPRVEELFEARHPKDKATLAEIDGTITVSEREGARLVTLRNAKDELKEYEVPYEVRLRVTTNDRAHRGMQLTEGTVDPHDVLRILGVRLAQIFLVDEIQKIYRAQGVTIADKHIEVIIRQMTRKVRVVISGDTILLPGELIDTRHLDEANEKVKGDKAEATEVLLGITKASLSTDSFFSACSFQETARILTEAAIRGRIDPMYGLKENVIIGRLIPAGTGFADYRNIELVPTVGTVPKMEEGREEE from the coding sequence GTGCCGATTAAGAAAACGGAAGAAAAAGAGTTCAGTTACGTTAAGATCGGTTTGGCTTCGCCGGAACAGGTCTTGGTCTGGTCGCATGGCGAGGTTGAAAAGCCGGAGACGATCAATTACCGGACCTTCAAGCCGGAACGGCGCGGCCTGTTCTGCGAAAAGATCTTCGGGCCGGTCAAGGATTGGGAGTGCCATTGCGGCAAATACCGCCGGGTCCGTTATCGGGGGATCGTCTGCGAGCGCTGCGGCGTTGAGGTCACGACCTCACGCGTCCGCCGCGAACGGATGGGCCATATCAAACTGGTCGAACCGGTCGCCCACATCTGGTTCCTGCGCGGCGTGCCGAGTTACATGAGCCTGTTGCTTGATGTTTCCGGCCGGGCGCTGGAAGAGGTCATTTATTACGACGCCTACATCGTGACCGAGGTGGCCGCCGACGTCAAACGGTTGAAGATCGGCACCATCCTGCGCGAAGCCGAATACCAGGAAGCCCAGGAGAAACACGGCAGTAAATTCAAGGCCGAGACGGGGGCCCGGGCGGTCAAAGAGCTGCTGGGGCGGATCGATATCGGCCAGCTCGCCCAGAAACTCCGCCGCGACCTGAAAGGGGCGACGGGGCAGAAGCGCCTCCGCCTGATCAAGCGGCTGCGCATCGCCGAATCTTTCCAGAAATCGAATAACCGTCCCGACTGGATGATCATGGACAATCTGCCGGTCATCCCGCCGGACCTTCGCCCGATGGTCCAGCTCGAAGGGGGGCGTTTCGCCACCTCCGACCTGAACGACCTGTATCGCCGGGTCCTCAACCGCAATAACCGCCTCAAGAAGATGATCAACATGGGGGCCCCGGAGATGATCATCCGCAATGAAAAACGGATGCTCCAGGAAGCGGTTGACGTCCTGATCGATAACGGCCGCCGCAAGCGGGCCGTGACCGGCTCCAGCGGCCGCCCGCTCAAGTCGCTGACCGACGGGATCGAAGGGAAGCAGGGTCGTTTCCGCCAGAACCTGCTCGGTAAACGGACCGATTATTCCGGCCGCTCCGTGATCGTGGTCGGCCCGCATCTCAAGCTCCATCAGTGCGGTCTCCCCAAGGAGATGGCTCTCGAGCTTTTCAAGCCGTTCGTTATCCGCAAGCTGGTCGACCGCGGCATTTCCCAGAACGTCAAGTCGGCCAAACGGCAGATCGAACAACAGGATGTCATCGTCTGGGATATCCTCGAAGAAGTGATCAAGGGCCATCCGGTCCTGCTCAACCGCGCGCCGACCCTCCATCGCCTTGGTATCCAGGCTTTCGAACCGATCCTGGTCGAAGGGAAAGCGATCCAGATCCACCCGCTGGTCTGCCCGGCGTTCAACGCCGACTTCGACGGTGACCAGATGGCGGTCCATGTGCCGCTTCTCCCCGAGGCGCAGGTCGAGGCGCGCATCCTGATGCTCGCTTCGAACAACATCCTGTCGCCGGCTTCCGGCCGGCCGCTCATTACCCCGACCCAGGACATGGTCCTCGGCACCTATTACATGACGGTCGACGATGACAACGCGCAGCCGGGCAAGGGGATGGTCTTCGCCAACGATTGGGACGCCATGATCGCCAACGACCTTGATGAGGTCCACCTGCACGCCAAGATCCGGGTCCGCCGGCACGGCGAGATCATCGAGACGACGGTCGGGCGGATCAAGTTCAACAACACGCTCAACCGGGTCCTCGAGCGCCGGGGCGTGACCGTTGAGTACCCGTATCTTAACCAGGTCCAGGGGAAGAAAGAGCTGGAAAAACTGGTCTCTGATTGTTTTGTCCGCTACGGCAGCGCTATTACCGCCGAGATCGCCGATGAGATCAAGCGGCTCGGCTTCAAATACGCCACCCTGGCCGGCGTCTCCATCTCTATTTCCGACCTGCAGGTCCCGGCCCGCAAGAAAGAGATCGTTGACCGGGCCAGTAACCAAGTCGCCAAGTTGGAGCAGCATTTCCGCGACGGATCGCTCTCGGCCAAAGAAAAGTTCATCCGCTCGCTCGACATCTGGGGCGGCGTGACCGAAGAGGTGACAGCGGAGCTCCTCAAGGAGATCGATAAGCTGAACTCAGTCTATATGATGGCCTTTTCCGGCGCCCGCGGCAACATCCAGCAGGTCCGCCAGCTCAACGGTATCCGCGGCCTGATGGCCGATCCGTTCGGCAACATCATCAATATACCGATCAAGACGAACTTCAAGGAAGGCTTGACCGTGACCGAGTATTTCATCTCCTCGTACGGCGCCCGCAAGGGGCTCGTCGATACCGCCCTGCGCACCGCCGATTCCGGGTATTTGACCCGCCGCCTGGTCGACGTTTCCCAGGACGTGATGATCACGGAAGAAGATTGCGGCGGCAAGGACGGCATTGAGCTGGCTACCGTGCGCGAAGGTTTTGAAGAGGTCATCTCCCTGGCCCAGCGCCTGGTCAATCGGACCCCGACCAAGAATATCGTCGACCCGCTCAGCGGCAAAACGCTGGCCAAAGCGGGCGAAATGATCACGCCGGAAGTCGCCAAACTGGTGGCCGAAGCAGGGGTGGAGAAAGTTGATGTCCGATCCCCCTTGACCTGCCAGACGAAGAAGGGGATATGCCAGAAGTGCTACGGCCTCGACCTCTCCAGCCTGAACCCGGTCAATATCGGTGAAGCGGTCGGCACTATCGCCGCCCAGTCGATCGGCGAGCCGGGCACCCAGCTGACCATGCGCACTTTCCACATCGGCGGGGTCGCGCTCCATAAGGCGGCCAAGACGTCGATCAAGGCCAAGCATACCGGGACGATCCATTTTGGCGAGGGGTTCGAGATCCGCGACATGGCCGATGAGTTCGGCGGCAAGCAAAAGTGGATCTCGCGCAGTTCGACCCTCTACATTAAGATCAAAGAGAAGAAAGAAGAGTATATCCTGCCGCTGGGGACCGTCCTCAAGGTCAAAGCGGGGGACAAGATCACCTCGGGGGATGCCCTGGCCGAATTCGATCCGACCTACGAGTATATCGTTTCCAGCTCGGTCGGCAAGTGCCGTTTCGTCGGGATGGAAGTTGTGACCCAGCGTAAAGAACGGGTCGCTAAAAAAGACGGCGAGATCTTTATTTATAACCCTAAGGTGAAGAAAGAGTACGAAGTCGCAAAAGACGCCCAGATCTTCGTTAAAGCCGGCGACAAGGTCAAGATCGGGGACGAACTGGCCACCGGGGTCATTTGTAAGACAGCCGGGATGGTCCTCGAGCAGAAAAAAGAGCTGGTCGTCGTGGCGCCGGGGGAAAGTTACCTGATCATTGCCGGCTCGCGTCTTTACGTTGAGGACGGGGCCGATGTTGAGAGTTATGATTTTGTCGCCCGGGTCGAATCGATCCGCCGCGACCCGAGTAAGACCCGCGACATCATTCAAGGTTTGCCGCGCGTCGAAGAACTGTTCGAGGCGCGCCATCCGAAAGATAAAGCTACCCTGGCGGAGATCGACGGCACCATTACCGTCAGCGAGCGCGAAGGGGCTCGTCTCGTGACCCTGCGCAATGCCAAGGATGAGCTGAAAGAGTACGAGGTTCCTTATGAGGTCCGACTGCGGGTTACTACCAACGATCGAGCGCACCGCGGCATGCAGCTGACCGAAGGGACGGTTGATCCTCACGACGTTCTGCGGATCCTGGGGGTCCGGTTAGCGCAGATCTTCCTGGTCGATGAGATCCAAAAGATCTATCGGGCGCAGGGCGTGACGATCGCCGATAAGCACATTGAAGTTATTATCCGCCAGATGACCCGCAAGGTCCGCGTCGTCATCTCGGGCGACACGATCCTCCTCCCGGGAGAATTGATAGACACGCGCCATCTGGACGAAGCCAACGAAAAGGTCAAGGGCGACAAGGCCGAAGCGACCGAGGTCTTGCTTGGCATCACCAAGGCGTCGCTCTCGACCGACAGCTTCTTCTCCGCCTGCTCGTTCCAGGAGACCGCCAGGATCCTGACCGAGGCGGCGATCAGAGGGCGGATCGATCCGATGTATGGCCTTAAGGAAAACGTCATTATCGGCCGGTTGATCCCGGCCGGGACAGGTTTTGCCGACTACCGCAACATTGAACTGGTGCCGACCGTTGGTACTGTGCCCAAAATGGAAGAAGGGCGGGAGGAAGAATAA
- the rpsG gene encoding 30S ribosomal protein S7 codes for MPRYGKVPKRKIAADVVYNSVLVQRFVNKMFWDGKKSKAETVFYGAMEHIKTKLNQEPLPIFEKAIGNLSPLLEVKPRRVGGATYQVPVEVTRERAQAMAMQWLRESARERSGKSMIENLAGEIIDASNSTGTAIKNRENLHKTAEANKAFAHFRW; via the coding sequence GTGCCTAGGTACGGTAAAGTCCCCAAGAGAAAGATCGCGGCTGACGTTGTTTATAACAGCGTCCTGGTCCAGCGTTTCGTCAACAAGATGTTCTGGGACGGGAAAAAGAGCAAGGCCGAGACCGTTTTCTACGGGGCCATGGAGCATATCAAAACCAAGCTTAATCAGGAGCCGTTGCCGATCTTCGAAAAGGCGATCGGCAATCTTTCGCCGCTGCTCGAAGTTAAACCGCGGCGCGTCGGCGGCGCCACTTATCAGGTCCCGGTCGAAGTGACCAGAGAACGGGCCCAGGCTATGGCCATGCAGTGGCTGCGTGAATCAGCCCGCGAACGCTCGGGCAAGTCGATGATCGAGAACCTGGCCGGCGAGATCATTGACGCGTCCAACAGCACGGGGACCGCGATCAAGAACAGGGAGAACCTCCACAAGACGGCGGAAGCCAATAAGGCTTTTGCCCACTTCAGGTGGTAA
- the rpsJ gene encoding 30S ribosomal protein S10: MAKQRIRIKLKSFDHRILDQSALKIVDTAKRAGAFVSGPVPLPTRKEIFCVLRSPHVDKKSREHFEMRTHKRLIDILDPPPQTVEALMQLDLPAGVDVEIKMD, translated from the coding sequence ATGGCAAAACAGCGGATCAGGATCAAATTAAAGAGTTTCGATCACCGGATACTGGACCAGTCCGCGCTCAAGATCGTGGACACCGCCAAGCGGGCGGGGGCCTTTGTCTCCGGGCCGGTCCCTCTGCCGACCAGAAAAGAAATATTCTGCGTCCTCCGTTCGCCGCATGTTGACAAGAAATCGCGGGAACATTTTGAGATGCGCACGCACAAAAGGTTGATCGATATCCTCGACCCGCCGCCGCAGACGGTCGAAGCGCTGATGCAGCTTGACCTGCCGGCCGGGGTGGATGTCGAGATCAAGATGGATTAA
- the rpsL gene encoding 30S ribosomal protein S12 produces MPTINQLIRKGRQRSKSRTKAPALKGCPLRRGICVRVYTTTPKKPNSALRKVARVRLTTGIEVSAYIPGVGHNLQEHSVVLVRGGRVKDLPGVRYHIVRGAFDTQGVENRRQSRSKYGAKRPKAGGSKGA; encoded by the coding sequence ATGCCGACTATTAACCAATTGATCAGGAAAGGACGCCAGCGCTCAAAATCGCGCACCAAAGCGCCGGCGCTGAAAGGTTGCCCGCTGCGCCGCGGGATCTGCGTCCGGGTCTACACGACCACCCCGAAGAAGCCTAATTCCGCTTTGCGTAAAGTAGCCCGTGTCCGGTTGACTACCGGGATCGAGGTTTCGGCTTATATCCCGGGGGTCGGACACAATCTGCAGGAGCATTCGGTCGTACTGGTCCGCGGCGGCCGCGTCAAGGACTTGCCTGGTGTCCGTTATCACATTGTCCGCGGCGCGTTCGATACCCAGGGGGTCGAGAACCGCCGCCAGAGCCGTTCCAAATACGGGGCCAAACGACCGAAAGCGGGAGGTAGCAAAGGTGCCTAG
- the rplC gene encoding 50S ribosomal protein L3, with amino-acid sequence MIGIKKGMTQIFDESGNAIGVTVVEAGPCIVTQVKSPAKEGYAAVQVSFAKKKREIRVDKAEDYQVGQELKADLFAAGDLIHVTGVSIGKGFQGTIKRFHHHRGPMSHGSKSHRLTGSIGSGATPGRVWPGRPMPGRMGNVQVTVRKVRVIQVIAEKNLILIAGSVPGKIGNLVSLRKAK; translated from the coding sequence ATGATCGGCATAAAAAAAGGAATGACCCAAATATTCGATGAGAGCGGCAACGCGATCGGCGTGACGGTCGTTGAGGCTGGGCCGTGCATCGTGACCCAGGTCAAGTCGCCAGCCAAGGAAGGCTACGCGGCGGTCCAGGTCAGTTTTGCCAAAAAGAAGCGCGAGATCAGGGTGGACAAAGCGGAAGATTATCAGGTCGGCCAGGAATTAAAGGCCGATCTTTTTGCCGCCGGTGACCTGATCCATGTGACCGGGGTCTCGATCGGCAAAGGTTTTCAGGGGACCATCAAGCGGTTCCATCACCATCGCGGACCGATGTCCCATGGTTCGAAATCACACCGCCTGACCGGTTCGATCGGTTCCGGCGCCACGCCGGGCCGGGTCTGGCCCGGCCGCCCGATGCCGGGACGGATGGGGAACGTTCAGGTCACTGTCCGCAAGGTCCGGGTCATTCAAGTCATCGCGGAGAAGAACCTGATCCTGATCGCCGGTTCGGTCCCGGGC